ATTCCCCATAAATTCCCTAAGTTCATCACCCGACATATTATCACTCAATCCAACTAAAAGCTTGATTCTTGCTTTCTGGCCGTTCAATCCTTGGCAGAGAATCGTTCCCATCTTCATTAATTGGATGCCGCCGCCCTCATAATCATAGATATCCTGGGCGACGCCGTTATAACATCTTGAGACCAAGACAATTGGGATATGGTTATCCAATAATCGTTGGATCGCCGGTAAAGTTTGGGGTGGGACATTTCCCGCTCCCAATCCTTCCAGCACCAATCCCTTGGTGTTGTCGTTGTTGATGGCGTCAAACAACGTGCCGTCCATTCCCGCATACGCCTTAATCAGATAGACGCCTTCGACCACCTGGTTGATGTCACACACTTCGGTTTGAATTAATTCCTGGAAGTATTTTGCCTTGTTTTGCGTTACAATGCCAATTGGTCCAAAAGTCGGCGTTCTAAACGTCGCCACATTGGTCGTATGCGTCTTGGTCACGTATCTGGCCGTGTGAATCTCATCGTTCATCACCACCACGACCCCTTTGCCGTAGGATTCATCGGTTGCGGCGACCAGGATGGCATTTCTAAAATTGTACAACCCATCCGAGCCAATTTCATTAGATGATCGCATGGCACCTGTTACGACAACCGGAATTGTGTTGGGCAGCGTCAGATCCAAGAAGTAGGCGGTTTCTTCCAACGTATCAGTACCGTGGGTAATCACCACGCCGTCGACACCGTCATCAATCGCCTTCATAATACGCTGCTTAATTTTTAACATCACCTCAGGAGTTACGTGAGGGGATGGCAGGTTAAACATTTCATCAGTAATTAAGTTAATCTGACCCTTTAAGATCACTTGTTCTTCAGCAATCGGGTTCTCATCATTGGGGACAACTTCGCCCTTTTCGTTTTGAGACATCGAAATTGTGCCGCCAGTATGAATCGCAAGAATTGTTTTCATCAATTTCATCCTCCATCAACCTGTTAATCTATACCATTGTACCGTAAAATGGAACATGAATAACTATCAATCAAGAAAGAAGTCTCAGATATGCCAAATTCCGACCGCTACTACACGCCGCAAAATTCGAAAGATGCGATGCGCCAGATCGAAAAACTATTTAACAAGTATAAGGACGCCCCACTCACCCAAGAACTCGTCGACTACCATCAGAATTTGGTGAACCGCTTAAAGACTGACATTCTGGCGGCTGCCAAGCAGGAAAACGTTCCCGCCCGAATTGAGTCAATCAACACGATGATCGCCGCCATGGAGCGTTGGTTAAAGGTCCGCTTGGCCGGCAATCCCTATAACGGCAAGATGAAGAACTTTAAATTTGTCAGTGATGAATCACTGCCTAAGTTCAAGCGCCACGTCCACAAGATGAATGGCGGATCGACCCACCGTTCTTCAAGACATTAGCAGTTTCTCTTTGTAATCACGACTATTACATTGCAGAAACGTGGGAATTGAAGCAGTTTCCGGCCATATAAGCAAAAAAGCCAAATATCCCGGCCCGGGATATCCGACTTTCTTGCTTATATTCTGGAAACTAACCGCTTCATTTCCCACTCTCAATCGTTATAATTAATTTATCAATCATATTAGGGGGAAGACCGTTGAGCAAAACCATTGTTGAATTAAAGAACGTCTACAAAAAGTACGACGACGGCTTTACAGCTCTCAAAAATATTAGTTTCAAATTACAGGAAGGCGAATTCTACACCCTTCTTGGCCCCTCCGGCTGTGGGAAGACAACCATCCTCCAATCAATCGCCGGCTTTACAGAAGTCACATCCGGGCAAGTGCTGTTTGACGGCAAAGAAATTAACGATATTCCTGCCAACAAACGCCAGCTCAATACCGTTTTTCAAGACTACGCCCTATTTCCAAACATGAATGTATTTGACAACGTTGCTTTCGGCCTAGTCGTTCATAACGCCAAAAAAGACGAAATTCAAACCCGGGTGCACGACGCGCTCAAAATGGTTCAGCTTGAACAGTACGCCACTCGGGAAATCAGCGAACTATCAGGCGGCCAGCAACAGCGAATTGCGATTGCCAGAGCGATTGTTAATCGACCAAAGGTATTGTTACTCGACGAGCCGTTATCGGCCTTAGACGCCAAATTACGCAAGGATATGCAGTATGAATTGCGTGAGCTTCAGCAAAATCTTGGCATTACCTTTTTATTTGTCACTCACGACCAGGAAGAAGCCCTGGCAATGAGCGATGAAATCTTTGTCATGAACAAGGGCGCAATCCTCCAGAAAGGTTCACCGGTCGATATTTACGACGAGCCAATCAACCACTTTGTCGCTGACTTTATCGGCGAAAGCAATATCATTCCCGGTAAAATGGTGGCCGATTACCAAGTCGCCTTTTTAGGGCATCAATTTGAATGTGCCGACGCTGGCATGCGGCCCAACGAACCGGTGGAAGTCGTGATCCGTCCGGAAGACCTGGTCATCACTACGCCGGAAAAAGGCAAGTTGCAGGTCAAGGTCGACACTCAGTTATTCCGTGGTGACTACTACGAAATTCTTGCCTATGATGAGGCCGGCAACGAATGGCTGATCCATTCCACCAATGCCAGCACGGATGATGCGATTATCGGCTTGGCGTTTGGCCCAGATGATATGCATATCATGCGTTATAACGAAACTGAAGCCAAGTTCAATCACCGGCTTGAAAGTTATGAAGAGTAGGGGGGGCGGAACATGAAGCGAAATTATCGGGGGCTTTTTTTCACGCCTTATATTTTGTGGCTGGCAATGTTTGTCATCGCGCCAGTTGCCCTAATCATCTATTATTCCTTTTTTAATATTCACAATCATTTCACTTTCGCGAACTACCAGGAGTTCTTCTCGTCAGGAACGTATTTGACGATGACGGCCAATTCGGTTCTCTATGCCTTTTTGATTACCCTGTTCGCAATCTTGATCAGTTATCCAATGGCGCTGGTGATCAGCAAATTAAAGCACCGCGACTTGTGGATTCTGTTGGTGATTTTGCCAACGTGGATTAACCTATTACTGAAGGCCTATGCATTTATTGGCCTCCTCAGCCACGATGGCTTAGTGAATGATTTGTTCCAATTCTTTGGCATCCCTGCCCAGCACATGCTGTTCACTGACGCCAGCTTCATTCTGGTCGCCGCCTATATTCAAATTCCGTTTATGATCCTGCCAATCTATAACTCGTTGACCGATATCAGCGATTCCTACATCCGCGCCAGCCGCGATTTGGGCGCCACCAAATGGCAGACACTGACCAAAGTTATCATTCCTATGACCATGCCGGGAATTAAGTCCGGTATCCAAATTGTTTTCATTCCATCGCTGTCACTCTTCATGCTGTCCCGATTAATCGGTGGTAACAAGGTCATCACCTTAGGAACGGCGGTTGAGGAACACTTCTTGACGACGATGAACTGGGGAATGGGTTCCACGATCGGCGTGGTCCTCATTATCTCGATGGTCATCGTGATGCTGTTGACCAACACCAAGCGTAAAAGGAGGCGGACATCGTGAACGATAAGGCTTCCAGAACCGGTAAAATTTATATCACCATTGTCTTTTTGCTATTGTATATTCCAATCGTCTATTTAATTCTGTACTCATTCAGTAAGGGCACTACCATGACCAATTTCCAGGGCTTTTCGCTGAAACACTATGGTGAATTGTTTAACGATAAACGGATGCTGGCAATCTTCTTGAACACGATCCTGATTGCTCTGCTGTCTTCGGTCTGCTCGACGATTATCGGCACCATGGGGGCACTGGCCGTCCATAATGCCAAACGGCGCCACGAAAGAGAAACCCTCCTATCACTAAACAGTATCCTGTTGGTATCACCAGATGTTATCATTGGTGCCAGCTTCTTGATCTTCTTTACCGCCCTCAAGCTGCCGCTGGGATTCTGGTCAGTGCTGCTAAGCCACATTGCCTTTGAAATTCCAATTGTCCTACTGCTGGTTTTGCCAAGGTTGGACGAAATGAGCCCGTCGATGACCAATGCCGCGATGGATCTTGGCGCCAGCCCGGCCCAAATTTTAAGTAAAATCGTCCTGCCTTACATTCAACCGGGGATTATTGCCGGCTTCTTCATGACAATCACCTATTCGTTGGATGACTTCGCGGTCACCTTCTTCGTAACGGGAAATGGCTTCACCACCCTGTCTGTGGAAATCTATTCAAGAGCCCGCCAAGGTATCAGTTTGGAAATCAACGCGTTGGCTGGTATCATGTTCATCTTCTCGCTCATCTTAGTTGGCGTGTACTATTGGATTGAGACCAGAAACACTGCCTCGACTGGTAAGAAACCAATTGTGGAGGTGACTGACCGATGAAAAAATTTCTCGCAGCATTGATTGCCATTCTGGCGTTGTGCGCCGGCTTGGCTTATGGCAGTAATCAGCTCACCAAATCAACCGGGGATACCGGCAATAAGGTCCTTAACCTCTACAATTGGGGCGATTACATCGATCCCAGCCTTTTGACCAAATTTCAAAAGGAAACCGGCTACCACGTCAACGTCGAAACCTTCGACAGCAACGAAGCGATGTACACCAAAATCAAGCAAGGTGGGACCAGCTATGATCTCACCGTTCCAAGTGAGTATATGGTTGAAAAAATGAAGGCCGATCACATGCTGATTCCACTGGACAAATCACGTCTGGTTGGCATGAATCATTATGGCCGCTCATTTCTCAACAAATCCTTTGACCCGCAGAACAAATACTCCATCCCCTACTTTTGGGGAACACTGGGGATTATTTATAACGATCAATATGTCAAACCGGGATCCTTGGAGCATTGGAACCAGCTTTGGAGTAAGAAATACCGGAATGATATTATGTTGATTGATTCAGCGCGGGATATTCTGGGTTTTTCCCTCATCTCGATGGGTCAATCAGTCAACACAACCAATTCAGCTGAACTGATCAAGGCCAAGGACAAACTCAATCGTTTGTCACCCAACGTCAAAGCAGTGGTGGCCGATGAAATTAAAATGTATATGGCAGAAGGTGAGGCACCGGTGGCCGTTGACTGGTCCGGTGAAGCATCGGAAATGATGTCCCAGAATTCGCATCTGCACTACGTCGTCCCCACCGAAGGGAGTAACATGTGGTTCGACAATTTGGTGATTCCAAAGACGGCTAAACATTTCAAGGCAATTTACGCCTTCCTGAACTTTATGAACAAACCGGAAAATGCCGCCCAAAACGCCGAGTATATCGGTTATTCAACACCAAACATGTCGGCTTTTAAACTGCTGCCAAAGGCCACCCGCGACGATAAACAGTTCTACCCAACCCAAAATGTGATTGACCGACTGCAGGTCTACAGTAACTTGAGTCCGCAGAAAGTCCAAGAATATAACGATTTGTATTTGGAATTCAAGATGCACCATTAACCCGGATTAAATTCTTAATTGGTCTTTGACCGCCAAATGCATTAAACTGATAACGAGGTGAAAATAATAATGGCAAAGAAAAACATGCGACAAGAAATCATCATTGATATGGACGAATTTATCGTCACATACGCAGCAACCCTCTTGGATCCGAACCAGAACCTTTCCGAGTTGGTGTATAACACAGCAAAAGAAGATATTACAAAGTGGGACGACTTATTCCACGACCAAGGATTTGGCCGCAAAAATAAATTTATCAACATCGGCCGAGGCTACTTAAGAGATGCCCAAAACTTGGACG
Above is a genomic segment from Lentilactobacillus buchneri containing:
- a CDS encoding asparaginase, with the protein product MKLMKTILAIHTGGTISMSQNEKGEVVPNDENPIAEEQVILKGQINLITDEMFNLPSPHVTPEVMLKIKQRIMKAIDDGVDGVVITHGTDTLEETAYFLDLTLPNTIPVVVTGAMRSSNEIGSDGLYNFRNAILVAATDESYGKGVVVVMNDEIHTARYVTKTHTTNVATFRTPTFGPIGIVTQNKAKYFQELIQTEVCDINQVVEGVYLIKAYAGMDGTLFDAINNDNTKGLVLEGLGAGNVPPQTLPAIQRLLDNHIPIVLVSRCYNGVAQDIYDYEGGGIQLMKMGTILCQGLNGQKARIKLLVGLSDNMSGDELREFMGNAIS
- a CDS encoding ABC transporter ATP-binding protein, which produces MSKTIVELKNVYKKYDDGFTALKNISFKLQEGEFYTLLGPSGCGKTTILQSIAGFTEVTSGQVLFDGKEINDIPANKRQLNTVFQDYALFPNMNVFDNVAFGLVVHNAKKDEIQTRVHDALKMVQLEQYATREISELSGGQQQRIAIARAIVNRPKVLLLDEPLSALDAKLRKDMQYELRELQQNLGITFLFVTHDQEEALAMSDEIFVMNKGAILQKGSPVDIYDEPINHFVADFIGESNIIPGKMVADYQVAFLGHQFECADAGMRPNEPVEVVIRPEDLVITTPEKGKLQVKVDTQLFRGDYYEILAYDEAGNEWLIHSTNASTDDAIIGLAFGPDDMHIMRYNETEAKFNHRLESYEE
- a CDS encoding ABC transporter permease; the encoded protein is MKRNYRGLFFTPYILWLAMFVIAPVALIIYYSFFNIHNHFTFANYQEFFSSGTYLTMTANSVLYAFLITLFAILISYPMALVISKLKHRDLWILLVILPTWINLLLKAYAFIGLLSHDGLVNDLFQFFGIPAQHMLFTDASFILVAAYIQIPFMILPIYNSLTDISDSYIRASRDLGATKWQTLTKVIIPMTMPGIKSGIQIVFIPSLSLFMLSRLIGGNKVITLGTAVEEHFLTTMNWGMGSTIGVVLIISMVIVMLLTNTKRKRRRTS
- a CDS encoding ABC transporter permease; protein product: MNDKASRTGKIYITIVFLLLYIPIVYLILYSFSKGTTMTNFQGFSLKHYGELFNDKRMLAIFLNTILIALLSSVCSTIIGTMGALAVHNAKRRHERETLLSLNSILLVSPDVIIGASFLIFFTALKLPLGFWSVLLSHIAFEIPIVLLLVLPRLDEMSPSMTNAAMDLGASPAQILSKIVLPYIQPGIIAGFFMTITYSLDDFAVTFFVTGNGFTTLSVEIYSRARQGISLEINALAGIMFIFSLILVGVYYWIETRNTASTGKKPIVEVTDR
- a CDS encoding ABC transporter substrate-binding protein → MKKFLAALIAILALCAGLAYGSNQLTKSTGDTGNKVLNLYNWGDYIDPSLLTKFQKETGYHVNVETFDSNEAMYTKIKQGGTSYDLTVPSEYMVEKMKADHMLIPLDKSRLVGMNHYGRSFLNKSFDPQNKYSIPYFWGTLGIIYNDQYVKPGSLEHWNQLWSKKYRNDIMLIDSARDILGFSLISMGQSVNTTNSAELIKAKDKLNRLSPNVKAVVADEIKMYMAEGEAPVAVDWSGEASEMMSQNSHLHYVVPTEGSNMWFDNLVIPKTAKHFKAIYAFLNFMNKPENAAQNAEYIGYSTPNMSAFKLLPKATRDDKQFYPTQNVIDRLQVYSNLSPQKVQEYNDLYLEFKMHH